ATAACGAGATGGATGACTTTTCCGCCAAGCCCGGCACGCCAAATGTGTATGGTCTGGTCGGCGGTGAGGCCAATGCGGTACAGCCGTACAAGCGCCCGCTCTCCTCCATGTCGCCGACCATCGTGGCGAAAGACGGCAAGACCTGGCTGGTCACCGGCAGCCCGGGCGGTAGCCGCATTATTACCACCGTGCTGCAAATGGTGGTTAACAGCATCGACTTTGGCATGAACGTGGCGGAAGCCACCAACGCACCGCGCTTCCACCATCAGTGGCTGCCGGATCAGCTGCGGGTGGAGAAGGGCTTCAGCCCGGATACGCTGAAGCTGCTGGGTGAGAAGGGCCAGCAGGTGAAGGTGATGCCGGCGATGGGCAGCACTCAGAGCATTATGCTGGGGCCGGACGGTATGCGCTATGGCGCTTCGGATCCGCGGACGATTGATGATTTAACGGCAGGATACTGACAGCAGCAGGGTCGGCGCTAACCGCCGGGCCCTGTTTCTTTACTGGGTGCTCACGCCCATTCCCATCAGCTTAAGCAGCTGCTGTGCCTGCTGTACCGCCTCCTGACGATGGACCACGCCAAGCTTCTGATACAGATTGCGGATATGGGTTTTGATGGTGGTGGCCGCCACGTCCAGCTCGCCCGCGATGCGCTCGTTGCTGTAGCCGGAATAAATCAGGCCCAGTACCTGCCACTCGCGCTGGGTCAGCGGGCTGGTGCGGATCAGCTCCGGTACCTGCGGATGGGTCAGCAGGCGGGTAACAAAGCTTTCGTCAAAGTGTGCGAACTTGTGGCGATGATGCTGATTAATATCGCGCAGGATACGCTGAGCGCGCCGCTGTTCCATTTCCGGCAGCGTGTTGAGCTGCAACAGCTGGCGGAGCTGCTGAGCCATCGGCTCGCCTTCAATCACAAAATGACTGATAAAGCCGGTACGGTTGGCCAGCGTCAGCGCTTCAATCAGCGCCTGCTGGGCTTCGGCTTTACGGCCTTCCCGCCAGTACAGCGCGTTGCTGAGCAGCAGGTTACGGTTTAAGTCGCTGGTCAGCAGCAGGCGGCGTGCATTGTCATTCAGTTCGTCCAGTACCACTTCCGCCTGGCTGAACTGACCGAGCAGGATCTGGGCGCGGGCGATATTGCGCCACTGCCCCTGTAAGAAGTGATTATCGGCATCCGCCGGTTTCAGGGTCAGACCCAACCAGCCGGTGGCCGTGGTGACGTCGTGGGTCATCTGCCAGTAAATTACCCGCGCCTCGTCGGCGTTGGTTACCCAGTCGCTGTGGTAGTGGCCGTTGCTGAGCAGATTCTCACAGCGGTTCAGATAGCGACGGGCGTTATCCAGATCGCCGCGCGCCAGCGCGCATTTCGCCAGTACCGTCAGGCACTGAAGCTGCTGCTGCGGGTGGAAATTTTCCAGCACTTTTAGCCCGGCGCGGGCGGCGTTTTCGGCGTCGTCCAGATGTGCCCACGAGAGCAACAGCTGCGCACGCAGGCGCAGCAGGAACTCATGCATTGGCAGCTGCTCCAGCCCTTCTTCCGCAATCAGACGGAATGCCTGCTCCTGCGTGTCCCAGGCCGTTTGCAGATAACCCTGCGCAATCAGGATTTCGCTCTGCTGCAGCAGCGCCCACAGCGCGTAGTGGCAGACGTTCTCCTGCCGCGCCATCTGTGCGGTTTGCTGCATCATCATCAGTGCCATAGCCAGCTCGCCCCGGCAGTGCAGCACTTCTCCGCGCACCGAGGTGGCGACGATACGGCTGAAGGCGCAGCTCAGCGGCAGGGTATCCAGCGCCAGCAGCGCCAGCCGGTCGGCTTCATCCGGTCGCCCGGCGTTGATCGCCACCTGGGCGCGCAGGGCGTTAAATTCCGCGCTGAGCAGCGCATCGACCACCACCTGCTCCCGCGCCATTTCCTGTTCGGCCCGCGCCAGCAGGCGGTCAACTTCGTTGTAGCGGTGCTGGCTCTGCGCCAGCCACGCCTGCAGCAGGATCAGCCGGGGATTTTCAACCAGCTGCTTCCAGGGCAGCGCCTGTAGGCCTTTTTCCAGCAGCGTCAGTTCGCTGTGGTTAAACAGGGTCCACGCGTGGCGCAGCAGAATATCGCGCAGCAGAGGGATATCTTCCGCTTCCAGCGCGTGATGGATCGC
This portion of the Erwinia sp. SLM-02 genome encodes:
- the malT gene encoding HTH-type transcriptional regulator MalT → MLIPSKLSRPLRLENTLVRDRLIARLANTHLYRLVLVTSPAGYGKTTLMAQWAAGKSDLGWYSLDESDNYPERFANYFMAAIQQATGGHCVRSEALASKRQYASLNALFSQLFIELAEWQSPLTIVIDDYHQLTNDVIHQAMRFFLRHQPENLTLVILSRNLPSLGIANLRVREQLLEINSQSLAFTHEETRAFFAGRLQQPIAEQESQRLCDEVAGWATALQLIALSARQSNTPTHQSAQRLAGINASHLADYLVDEVLDCVDDATRNFLLRSSVLRSMNDGLIARLTREECGQRRLEETERQGLFIQRMDERGEWFNFHPLFASFLRQRCQWELGSELHAIHRAAAEGWMAQGYAGEAIHHALEAEDIPLLRDILLRHAWTLFNHSELTLLEKGLQALPWKQLVENPRLILLQAWLAQSQHRYNEVDRLLARAEQEMAREQVVVDALLSAEFNALRAQVAINAGRPDEADRLALLALDTLPLSCAFSRIVATSVRGEVLHCRGELAMALMMMQQTAQMARQENVCHYALWALLQQSEILIAQGYLQTAWDTQEQAFRLIAEEGLEQLPMHEFLLRLRAQLLLSWAHLDDAENAARAGLKVLENFHPQQQLQCLTVLAKCALARGDLDNARRYLNRCENLLSNGHYHSDWVTNADEARVIYWQMTHDVTTATGWLGLTLKPADADNHFLQGQWRNIARAQILLGQFSQAEVVLDELNDNARRLLLTSDLNRNLLLSNALYWREGRKAEAQQALIEALTLANRTGFISHFVIEGEPMAQQLRQLLQLNTLPEMEQRRAQRILRDINQHHRHKFAHFDESFVTRLLTHPQVPELIRTSPLTQREWQVLGLIYSGYSNERIAGELDVAATTIKTHIRNLYQKLGVVHRQEAVQQAQQLLKLMGMGVSTQ